In Halapricum desulfuricans, a single window of DNA contains:
- a CDS encoding DUF5802 family protein yields MFEQFSRGYYLGRRYVEPQDHEPATLCRQQYEQIATQLYAEHTTPEQPLVMKLGTRHFRVHADDGVPADTLAVPPAILEDDARIRNPPALREVFLVKADRAEQLLGMEQSLPDQTGI; encoded by the coding sequence ATGTTCGAACAGTTCTCCCGGGGGTACTATCTCGGGCGTCGCTACGTCGAGCCACAGGACCACGAGCCAGCGACACTGTGTCGCCAGCAGTACGAACAGATAGCGACGCAACTGTACGCAGAGCACACGACACCCGAACAGCCGCTCGTAATGAAACTCGGGACGCGACACTTCCGGGTCCACGCCGACGACGGCGTGCCGGCTGACACGCTCGCAGTTCCGCCGGCGATTCTCGAAGACGACGCGCGGATCCGCAATCCCCCGGCGCTCAGAGAGGTCTTCCTCGTGAAGGCCGACCGGGCCGAGCAACTGCTGGGGATGGAACAGTCCCTGCCGGATCAGACCGGGATTTAA
- a CDS encoding Vms1/Ankzf1 family peptidyl-tRNA hydrolase codes for MFDELFGRAELKERIETLEDEKADLQDRLEAERERRKDAVTDRQAAERRVNELEDRITQLRDRIDRLEDGEQTLSYRRRERLAGERVGDVLDRLASLEGQPESVLTAVVADDHRIPDALREGFGERAALISRAAPCLAVTDDAGMVSAAFDIPNPPEPFARWSDGVELERSWFEPTGRFTLALVRSDLFAMGVYEGRERTAFHGFDSELKSNHSKGGFSQSRFERIRDGQIDTHLGRCQEALAERPGDAPLFVVGERSVLGAVSDAADATAAVDATGEPEPALEQAFEDFWTVTLYGI; via the coding sequence ATGTTCGACGAGTTGTTCGGCCGCGCCGAACTCAAAGAGCGCATCGAAACGCTCGAAGACGAGAAGGCCGACCTGCAGGACCGCCTCGAGGCCGAGCGGGAGCGTCGCAAGGACGCCGTCACCGACAGACAGGCCGCCGAACGTCGCGTCAACGAACTCGAAGACCGGATCACGCAATTGCGGGACCGGATCGACCGACTCGAAGACGGCGAACAGACCCTGTCCTACCGACGACGCGAGCGACTCGCGGGCGAGCGCGTCGGGGACGTCCTCGACCGACTGGCGTCGCTCGAAGGGCAACCGGAGAGTGTCCTCACCGCGGTCGTCGCCGACGACCACCGGATACCGGACGCGCTTAGAGAGGGGTTCGGCGAGCGTGCGGCGTTGATCTCCCGGGCCGCGCCCTGTCTGGCCGTGACCGACGACGCCGGGATGGTGAGTGCCGCTTTCGATATCCCGAACCCCCCGGAGCCATTCGCGCGCTGGAGCGACGGCGTCGAACTCGAACGGTCGTGGTTCGAGCCGACCGGGCGGTTCACGCTCGCGCTCGTCCGGTCAGACCTGTTCGCGATGGGCGTCTACGAGGGGCGCGAGCGGACGGCCTTTCACGGCTTCGACAGCGAACTCAAGAGCAACCACTCCAAGGGCGGGTTCTCACAGTCGCGCTTCGAGCGGATCCGCGACGGTCAGATCGACACGCACCTCGGGCGCTGTCAGGAGGCGCTCGCCGAGCGGCCGGGCGACGCGCCGCTGTTCGTCGTCGGCGAGCGAAGCGTCCTCGGCGCGGTCAGCGACGCCGCCGACGCGACCGCCGCCGTCGACGCCACGGGCGAGCCCGAACCAGCGCTCGAACAGGCCTTTGAGGACTTCTGGACGGTCACGCTGTACGGGATCTGA
- a CDS encoding type IV pilin, which produces MKLKELFTDDDAVSPVIGVILMVAITVILAAVIASFVLGLGDTTNTTPQASFDFDYDNSTTPSSNYYLNDTSRNGTLTVTHESGDTISGEDLEVTDGNSTESPWSNDVSSGDTANIGVDIDDTVRVVYNDPSGDSSSTLGTWEGPEA; this is translated from the coding sequence ATGAAACTGAAAGAACTCTTCACCGACGACGACGCAGTCAGTCCGGTGATCGGCGTGATCCTGATGGTCGCGATCACGGTGATCCTCGCGGCTGTCATCGCGTCGTTCGTCCTCGGACTGGGCGACACAACGAACACGACACCGCAGGCGAGCTTTGATTTCGACTATGACAATTCAACCACACCGTCTAGCAACTACTATCTAAATGATACTTCTCGAAACGGCACACTCACTGTAACTCACGAAAGCGGAGACACAATTAGCGGCGAGGACCTAGAAGTGACGGACGGAAATAGTACTGAATCGCCTTGGTCAAATGATGTCTCGTCTGGGGATACAGCAAATATCGGCGTGGACATTGACGATACTGTCCGAGTCGTCTACAATGATCCCTCCGGCGACTCGTCATCCACACTTGGTACCTGGGAAGGTCCTGAGGCCTAA
- the leuS gene encoding leucine--tRNA ligase, whose protein sequence is MHRGRTYDHESVQEFWQYRWNQEDVYELEDLEDPLYVLGMFPYTSGNLHMGHVRNYAITDAYARFKRMQGHDVLHPMGWDAFGLPAENAAHERATDPQSWTDSCIARMREEMETMGFGYDWSREITTSDPEYYRWNQHFFREFYEEGLVDYRGAEVNWCPDCETVLADAQVVDPPADVDLDPGTEGVCWRCDTPVETRELDQWFFTITDYAEELLAGLDDLDGWPDSVTEMQRNWIGKREGAQVAFEVGGYGPVEVFTARPETIHGATYLAVGPGHDLARELAAEDATVAEYVETDEERETAGVPTDRTATNPATGEEIPVYVAAYVLDDVGTGAVMGVPGHNEHDHEFATAMDLPVRQVVEPASGSADLDREAYTGEGELLDSGAYTGRSTEAARSEIVDDLDAAEPDTQYRLRDWLISRQRYWGTPIPIVHCEECGPVLVPEDDLPIELPEFVQTRGNPLDEATDWTETTCPECGGPAERETDTMDTFVDSSWYFLRFLSPDREDVPFDPDLANELLPVDVYVGGKEHAVLHLLYIRFFARALADIGLLEHREPVDRLVNQGTVLHGGRKMSDTEGNAIAPHEYGAETTRLFVLSAAHPNRDFDWAAKDVGEAYDLQQGIYSLVYEYAEGIQLADRDGPAERYLDRELDRAVAAATEDYDSFRIHQAIDEIRRLTRLLGRYRAYDTPDAETYRAGLKTLLRLLAPVAPYLAEECWNMLQADRLIVEADWPTTASDIEAYDRERTLVTTVRDDVRDIVETAGIDNPERVELVVAPGWKYTAYETAREADEESIVSAVMSDETVRQHGTAAESYAQSLQREGLEPVLSRATERAELERASWLLEDEFDAAVEVREASDADDELAARAEPGRPAIYIS, encoded by the coding sequence ATGCACCGAGGACGCACCTACGACCACGAGAGCGTACAGGAGTTCTGGCAGTACCGCTGGAACCAGGAAGACGTCTACGAACTCGAGGACCTGGAGGACCCGCTGTACGTCCTGGGGATGTTCCCCTACACGTCGGGCAACCTCCACATGGGCCACGTCCGCAACTACGCCATCACGGACGCCTACGCCCGGTTCAAGCGCATGCAGGGCCACGACGTCCTGCACCCGATGGGCTGGGACGCCTTCGGCCTGCCCGCCGAGAACGCCGCCCACGAGCGCGCGACCGACCCCCAGTCATGGACTGACTCCTGCATCGCGCGAATGCGCGAGGAAATGGAGACGATGGGCTTTGGCTACGACTGGAGCCGCGAAATCACGACCTCCGACCCCGAGTACTACCGCTGGAACCAGCACTTCTTTCGGGAGTTCTACGAGGAAGGGCTGGTCGACTACCGCGGGGCCGAGGTCAACTGGTGTCCCGACTGCGAGACCGTGCTGGCCGACGCGCAGGTCGTCGATCCGCCCGCGGATGTCGATCTCGATCCCGGCACGGAGGGGGTCTGCTGGCGGTGTGACACGCCGGTCGAGACGCGCGAACTCGACCAGTGGTTCTTCACGATCACCGACTACGCCGAGGAACTGCTGGCGGGACTGGACGACCTCGATGGCTGGCCCGACAGCGTCACCGAGATGCAGCGCAACTGGATCGGCAAACGCGAGGGCGCACAAGTCGCCTTCGAGGTCGGCGGCTACGGCCCGGTCGAGGTCTTCACCGCCCGGCCCGAGACGATCCACGGCGCGACCTATCTGGCGGTCGGTCCCGGCCACGACCTCGCGCGCGAACTGGCCGCCGAGGACGCGACCGTCGCCGAGTACGTCGAGACCGACGAGGAGCGCGAGACCGCGGGCGTCCCGACCGACCGGACGGCGACGAACCCCGCGACCGGCGAGGAGATCCCGGTCTACGTCGCGGCGTACGTGCTCGATGACGTCGGCACGGGCGCGGTGATGGGCGTCCCTGGCCACAACGAGCACGATCACGAGTTCGCGACGGCGATGGATCTTCCGGTCCGACAGGTCGTCGAACCCGCGTCGGGGTCGGCTGATCTCGACCGCGAGGCCTACACCGGCGAGGGCGAGTTGCTCGACAGCGGCGCGTATACGGGTCGCTCGACCGAGGCGGCCAGATCGGAGATCGTCGACGACCTCGACGCCGCCGAGCCGGACACTCAGTATCGCCTGCGCGACTGGCTGATCTCCCGCCAGCGCTACTGGGGGACGCCAATCCCGATCGTCCACTGCGAGGAGTGCGGCCCGGTGCTCGTCCCCGAGGACGACCTCCCGATCGAGCTGCCCGAGTTCGTCCAGACGCGGGGCAACCCCCTCGATGAGGCGACTGACTGGACGGAGACGACCTGTCCCGAATGCGGCGGACCCGCCGAACGCGAGACCGACACGATGGACACGTTCGTCGATTCGTCGTGGTACTTCCTGCGATTTCTCTCGCCCGACCGCGAGGACGTGCCCTTCGATCCGGACCTCGCAAACGAGCTGCTCCCGGTCGACGTCTACGTCGGCGGGAAGGAACACGCCGTGTTACACCTGCTGTACATCCGGTTTTTCGCCCGCGCGCTGGCCGATATCGGCCTGCTCGAGCACCGCGAGCCGGTCGATCGGCTCGTCAATCAGGGGACGGTCCTGCACGGCGGCCGGAAAATGTCGGACACCGAGGGCAACGCGATCGCGCCTCACGAGTACGGCGCGGAGACGACGCGGCTGTTCGTGCTCAGCGCGGCCCACCCGAACCGCGACTTCGACTGGGCGGCCAAGGACGTCGGCGAGGCTTACGACCTCCAGCAGGGCATCTACAGCCTCGTCTACGAGTACGCCGAGGGGATTCAACTGGCCGACCGGGACGGTCCCGCGGAGCGGTATCTCGACCGAGAACTCGACCGGGCGGTCGCGGCGGCGACAGAGGACTACGACAGCTTTCGGATTCATCAAGCGATCGACGAAATCCGGCGGCTCACGCGACTGCTCGGCCGGTATCGCGCCTACGACACGCCGGACGCCGAGACCTACCGGGCGGGACTGAAGACCCTGCTTCGGCTGCTCGCGCCCGTCGCGCCGTACCTGGCAGAGGAGTGCTGGAACATGCTGCAGGCCGACAGACTGATCGTCGAGGCCGACTGGCCGACGACCGCGAGCGATATCGAGGCCTACGACCGCGAGCGCACGCTCGTCACAACAGTCAGAGACGACGTGCGCGACATCGTCGAGACCGCTGGGATCGATAACCCCGAGCGAGTCGAGTTGGTCGTCGCGCCGGGCTGGAAGTACACTGCCTACGAGACCGCCCGCGAGGCCGACGAGGAGTCGATCGTCTCGGCGGTCATGAGCGACGAGACGGTTCGCCAGCACGGTACAGCCGCCGAATCGTACGCCCAGTCCCTCCAGCGGGAAGGGCTGGAACCGGTCCTCTCGCGGGCGACCGAGCGGGCGGAACTGGAGCGAGCATCGTGGCTGCTCGAAGACGAGTTCGACGCCGCCGTCGAGGTGCGCGAGGCGAGCGACGCCGACGACGAACTCGCAGCGCGGGCCGAACCCGGCCGGCCAGCGATCTATATCTCCTGA